One part of the Aspergillus luchuensis IFO 4308 DNA, chromosome 5, nearly complete sequence genome encodes these proteins:
- a CDS encoding uncharacterized protein (COG:S;~EggNog:ENOG410PPU0;~TransMembrane:4 (o20-40i47-69o89-110i122-148o)) translates to MMASLKESLAGPGYVILNAIRVINIIVFLDIIAASVVMLVKIDLLTAFFFFEAVSHVATAGVSIFLIISELPFLRGYFDRNWPLLGQNSGFITLAIAMLILGVGVLGDLNTNATSQESLGMAFWRIVLSAGILAMIMSVINVIASFIFADSDLGVSARHVRVYGAVAPQKVMSRNGSQRSFQLSMKREETLPTYSPQNSVNRQMSMRRTRFPLKISSPVNPININDAASSKYSRDSAGMTIPDLAHHPAMQSSHV, encoded by the exons ATGATGGCTTCGTTGAAAGAATCCCTGGCCGGCCCAGGATACGTGATTCTCAACGCCATTCGTGTCATTAACATCATTGTGTTTCTGGACATCATTGCCGCCAGTGTGGTCATGCTGGTCAAGATTGACTTGTTGACagcgtttttctttttcgaggCTGTCTCTCACGTCGCCACTGCAGGCGTTAGCA tattcctcatcatctccgagCTTCCCTTTCTCCGCGGTTACTTCGACCGTAACTGGCCATTATTGGGGCAGAACTCCGGGTTCATCACTTTGGCGATAGCGATGCTGATACTGGGAGTTGGAGTGCTGGGAGACCTAAACACGAACGCCACCAGCCAGGAATCCCTTGGGATGGCATTTTGGAGGATTGTGCTCTCTGCTGGCATTCTAGCCATGATCATGAGCGTGATCAACGTGATTGCG AGCTTTATCTTCGCCGATAGCGATCTTGGCGTCAGTGCACGACATGTGCGGGTCTATGGAGCAGTGGCGCCCCAGAAAGTGATGTCGCGAAATGGCAGCCAGCGTTCATTCCAGCTGAGtatgaagagggaggaaacTTTGCCTACTTACAGTCCCCAAAACTCGGTGAATAGGCAGATGTCTATGCGGCGCACGCGATTCCCTTTGAAGATATCTTCGCCAGTCAATCCTATCAACATAAATGATGCGGCGTCATCGAAGTACTCGAGGGATTCCGCAGGAATGACTATTCCCGATCTTGCTCATCACCCAGCAATGCAGTCATCGCATGTCTAA
- the LAG1 gene encoding putative longevity-assurance protein (LAC1) (COG:U;~EggNog:ENOG410PFRA;~InterPro:IPR013599,IPR016439,IPR006634;~PFAM:PF08390,PF03798;~TransMembrane:8 (i41-62o92-114i135-157o177-195i207-227o233-250i257-277o337-358i);~go_component: GO:0016021 - integral component of membrane [Evidence IEA]), with the protein MARDASLPASQSASELNARISTSSGHHRPAAKETTFREWMLANQIGISLTILSMLLAVHHLYPSLNPYTTPFFQLSYYQPATGDYVQGWDDIYFIASSAIAFIAIRAIVIDWMLQPLAQRCGLKRKASVRLAEQGWLCLYYGFFWSLGMYIWSNSYYWGDFSAIWDQWPARNVSGLMKWYLLVQLAFWVQMLLVINIEERRKDHYQMLTHHIITITLFGSAYIYGFYNVSNVVLSLMDIVDLLLPAAKILKYLKYETTCNVAFGVFMVTWLITRHIYYPQLCWSIYKDVPARMAYGCYSGTTSEMTSTDAYPNRWRYLLYPFQDISGPICMNRTVKWIFLSCLLALQALSLIWFTMVIRVAVGVLRTGNAEEPRSDDEEEEEDVSGKDGPNGTAVPTDGSSADWRRANGSSNVRPRGRGRVRLGDQSDHKALLGRIGCDKPT; encoded by the exons ATGGCCAGAGACGCATCGTTGCCGGCTTCGCAGTCGGCCTCGGAGCTCAATGCCCGCATTTCCACCTCCAGCGGACACCACCGCCCAGCCGCCAAAGAAACCACGTTCCGGGAATGGATGCTGGCCAACCAGATCG GTATCTCGTTGACCATTCTTTCCATGCTACTGGCCGTTCACCACCTCTACCCTTCCTTGAATCCCTACACCACCCCGTTCTTCCAGCTGTCGTACTACCAGCCCGCCACCGGAGATTATGTGCAAGGATGGGACGACATTTACTTTATCGCCAGCTCCGCGATTGCGTTCATCGCTATCCGGGCAATTGTTATCGACTGGATGCTCCAGCCACTGGCGCAACGCTGCGGGTTGAAACGGAAGGCCTCGGTCCGTCTGGCTGAGCAAGGCTGGCTCTGCCTATACTATGGGTTTTTCTGGTCCCTTGGCATG TACATTTGGTCCAACTCATACTACTGGGGCGACTTCAGCGCCATCTGGGATCAGTGGCCCGCACGCAATGTGTCGGGTTTGATGAAATGGTACCTTCTGGTGCAATTGGCGTTCTGGGTGCAGATGCTTCTAGTTATCAACATTGAGGAGCGCCGGAAAGACCATTATCAGATGTTGACTCACcatatcatcaccatcacacTCTTCGGATCGGCTTATATCTACGGCTTTTACAATGTATCCAACGTGGTACTATCGCTCATGGACATTGTGGACCTCTTGTTGCCG GCGGCCAAAATCCTGAAATACTTGAAGTACGAGACCACCTGCAATGTCGCTTTTGGTGTGTTCATGGTAACATGGCTCATCACGCGCCATATCTACTACCCGCAACTGTGCTGGTCCATCTACAAGGACGTCCCGGCCAGGATGGCGTACGGCTGCTACTCCGGTACCACTTCGGAGATGACTTCCACCGACGCATACCCCAACCGCTGGCGATACCTGCTTTATCCCTTCCAGGACATCAGCGGCCCAATTTGCATGAACCGCACCGTCAAATGGATCTTCCTTTCCTGCCTTTTGGCGCTGCAGGCCCTCTCGCTTATCTGGTTCACCATGGTCATCCGAGTCGCCGTCGGGGTCCTCCGCACCGGAAATGCCGAGGAGCCTCgcagcgacgacgaagaggaggaagaagatgtttCGGGTAAGGATGGCCCCAATGGCACAGCTGTCCCGACCGATGGCTCTAGTGCGGACTGGCGCCGTGCCAATGGGTCTTCGAATGTACGGCCTCGTGGACGCGGCCGTGTTCGTCTTGGCGACCAGAGCGATCATAAAGCGTTACTCGGCCGGATCGGATGTGATAAGCCGACCTAG
- the RAD10 gene encoding DNA repair protein RAD10 (BUSCO:EOG09264DOU;~COG:L;~EggNog:ENOG410PP98;~InterPro:IPR004579,IPR010994,IPR011335;~PFAM:PF03834;~go_component: GO:0005634 - nucleus [Evidence IEA];~go_function: GO:0003684 - damaged DNA binding [Evidence IEA];~go_process: GO:0006281 - DNA repair [Evidence IEA]): MDPVARSESATPRTSGASTPQPSSKVQQPKPQALPSRSGPSAILVSTRQKGNPILNHIKLLPWEYADIPADYVVGNTTCALFLSLKYHRLHPEYIYSRIRLIAGKYLLRIILVIVDIPNHEESLKELSKTSIVNNMTLILCWSAPEAAHYLELFKSSENSQPTAIRTQQAQSYKESLVEFVTTPRSINKSDAASLISTFGSLQNAVNAQPEQISAVPGWGEKKVKQWCSTVREGFRVESTKRKTRGGIAGSHATGEVEGQEDKPFNPSETNEDTAAETILADAEDGRLEARRQAVEERRMQESSQQEEEMSEGIMAALAKYREDGG, translated from the coding sequence ATGGACCCAGTAGCACGTTCCGAATCTGCTACGCCTCGAACATCTGGTGCCTCGACGCCGCAGCCATCATCTAAGGTCCAACAGCCTAAGCCACAAGCACTCCCTAGCAGGTCTGGCCCATCTGCCATCCTCGTGTCAACGCGACAAAAAGGCAACCCGATATTGAATCATATCAAACTACTGCCGTGGGAATATGCAGACATACCGGCCGATTATGTGGTCGGAAACACCACCTGTgctttatttctttccttgaaGTATCACCGCTTACATCCCGAATATATCTACTCGCGAATTCGCCTCATAGCAGGAAAATATCTGTTACGGATTATCCTGGTTATTGTGGATATTCCGAACCATGAGGAAAGCTTGAAGGAGCTTTCGAAGACATCCATCGTCAACAACATGACGTTGATCCTTTGCTGGTCTGCACCTGAAGCTGCGCACTACCTTGAACTGTTCAAGTCTTCTGAGAACTCTCAACCCACTGCTATTCGCACGCAACAAGCCCAGTCATATAAAGAATCTCTTGTTGAGTTCGTCACAACACCCCGGAGCATTAATAAATCAGATGCAGCTAGCTTGATATCTACGTTCGGAAGCCTGCAGAACGCAGTCAATGCGCAACCTGAACAGATTAGTGCAGTACctggatggggagagaagaaggtcaagcaGTGGTGTAGTACAGTAAGGGAAGGCTTTAGGGTGGagtcgacgaagaggaaaacTCGCGGAGGAATCGCTGGAAGTCATGCAACTGGCGAGGTTGAGGGCCAAGAAGACAAGCCTTTCAATCCTTCAGAAACAAATGAAGACACTGCCGCGGAAACAATCCTAGCAGATGCAGAGGATGGTCGCCTAGAAGCACGGAGACAAGCCGTCGAAGAGCGTCGAATGCAGGAGTCGAGtcagcaggaggaggagatgagtGAGGGCATTATGGCGGCTCTGGCGAAGTATCGAGAGGACGGTGGTTGA
- the HMG1_2 gene encoding 3-hydroxy-3-methylglutaryl-coenzyme A (HMG-CoA) reductase isozyme (BUSCO:EOG092608ZS;~COG:I;~EggNog:ENOG410PH8V;~InterPro:IPR023282,IPR002202,IPR023076,IPR023074, IPR025583,IPR000731,IPR009023,IPR004554,IPR009029;~PFAM:PF00368,PF13323,PF12349;~TransMembrane:7 (o228-249i256-276o282-302i345-364o370-392i446-465o1034-1056i);~go_function: GO:0004420 - hydroxymethylglutaryl-CoA reductase (NADPH) activity [Evidence IEA];~go_function: GO:0005515 - protein binding [Evidence IEA];~go_function: GO:0016616 - oxidoreductase activity, acting on the CH-OH group of donors, NAD or NADP as acceptor [Evidence IEA];~go_process: GO:0008299 - isoprenoid biosynthetic process [Evidence IEA];~go_process: GO:0015936 - coenzyme A metabolic process [Evidence IEA];~go_process: GO:0055114 - oxidation-reduction process [Evidence IEA]), with product MAGSLISSRSREVQPVSSQTTPSWFKEKITPGLLSLSRLASAHPIHTVAAVALLVSSLYSSLLEDSIFDKTKSVAKADWSSLTAGSRRLYAGPQSDWNWHAEVPNAPISSDVDHAALLTLIFPERTDTFHESPATPLLQLPSNLSVMSLPSTSKSFSTNSKEHIHAFSLPYSQASDFLTMVQEVPNSGPGQWIMKNARAQTQNSLADRAKDAWVSFVDLLKNTQTADIAIMLLGYIFMHMTFASLFFSMYRMGSKFWLATSVLFSSTFAFVLGLFVTVELGVPVNMVLLSEGLPFLVVIVGFERYISLTRAILKHAMDRRSPSVNTQSAIESVITDKGSEIAKEYAIEIGILVLGALSGVQGGLQQFCFLAAWTLFFDAIFLFTFYTAIVCIKLEVNQIKGYSDMRKALEDDGISSQTAEDVARSSPSKSKTTLFGKSAHVPRFKVLMVGGFLLVNIASMCMVPFRNTHSVKDLARGLGGMGMSPPVDPFKVASHGLDVILDKARSSGQDTIVTVLAPVKYELHYGLPGMGSSDDNGDMTFTLDGYGIGGRVVGGLLKSLDDPVFCKWVIAALVLSVVLNSHLFSAARQGVKNTPEHSTEAEKPVNVVSRNVPCECQRAVVPTSPAAGGELAIKRTPEEMEMMLAEKRAHELTDEEVVELSLRGKIPGYALEKTLKDFTRAVKVRRAVISRTKATADITNALEHSKLPYENYNWSRVFGACCENVVGYMPVPVGFAGPLVIDGRSYFIPMATTEGVLVASASRGSKAINAGGGAVTMLTADGMTRGPCVSFPTLDRAGAAKIWLDSEEGQTTMQKAFNSTTRFGRLQSMTTAIAGTNLYIRFKSTTGDAMGMNMISKGVEYALEVMKSAGFEDMKIITLSGNFCADKKPAAINWIEGRGKSVVAEAIIPGDVVKSVLKSDVDSMVELFVAKNMIGSAMAGSIGGFNAHAANMVAAIFIATGQDPAQVTESANCITIMKNLHGSLQISVSMPSIEVGTLGGGTILEPQSAMLDSLGIRGSHPTEPGANARQLARIIAAATLAAELSLCAALAAGHLVKAHMQHNRAPPSGGK from the exons ATGGCTGGCTCACTTATATCCTCGCGATCCCGTGAGGTCCAGCCGGTGTCGTCTCAGACGACTCCGTCATGGTTCAAGGAGAAAATCACACCGGGAttgctctccctctcccggCTTGCATCGGCGCATCCGATACACACAGTGGCTGCTGTCGCCTTGCTGGTTAGCTCCTTATATAGCAGTCTGTTGGAAGACAGTATATTCGACAAGACCAAGTCTGTGGCAAAGGCAGACTGGTCATCACTCACTGCCGGGAGTAGACGACTCTATGCGGGCCCTCAGTCCGACTGGAACTGGCATGCGGAGGTTCCAAACGCTCCAATTTCCAGCGATGTCGACCATGCCGCGCTTCTGACTTTGATATTCCCGGAGAGGACAGATACCTTCCACGAGTCCCCGGCCACACCCCTGCTCCAATTGCCGAGCAACCTCTCTGTCATGTCTTTGCCCTCGACATCCAAATCATTCAGCACCAACTCCAAGGAACATATTCAtgctttctccctcccctacAGTCAAGCATCCGACTTCCTGACAATGGTCCAGGAAGTACCGAACAGCGGCCCAGGCCAGTGGATAATGAAGAATGCACGAGCACAAACGCAGAACAGTCTGGCAGACCGAGCAAAAGATGCCTGGGTTAGCTTCGTGGACCTCCTCAAGAATACCCAAACAGCGGATATCGCCATTATGCTGCTGGGGTATATCTTCATGCATATGACATTCGCATCGCTGTTCTTCTCCATGTATCGTATGGGCTCTAAATTCTGGCTTGCCACGAGTGTGTTGTTCTCATCCACATTTGCCTTCGTGCTTGGACTTTTTGTCACCGTGGAGCTTGGAGTACCCGTCAATATGGTTCTCCTCTCTGAAGGCTTGCCATTTCTGGTGGTCATTGTCGGTTTCGAAAGGTATATCAGTCTAACACGGGCTATCCTAAAACATGCCATGGACCGCCGCAGCCCTTCGGTTAACACACAGTCCGCCATCGAGTCTGTCATCACCGACAAGGGATCGGAGATCGCTAAGGAATATGCGATAGAGATCGGAATTCTCGTATTGGGAGCTTTGTCTGGGGTGCAGGGAGGGCTACAGCAGTTCTGCTTCTTAGCCGCATGGACTTTGTTCTTTGATGCCATCTTTCTCTTTACATTCTACACGGCAATCGTCTGCATCAAGCTCGAAGTCAACCAGATCAAGGGGTACAGCGATATGCGTAAGGCGCTGGAAGACGACGGTATCAGCTCCCAAACGGCCGAGGATGTGGCTAGGAGCAGCCCGAGCAAGTCTAAAACGACGCTTTTCGGCAAGAGTGCGCATGTTCCTCGATTCAAGGTCCTTATGGTAGGCGGTTTTCTCCTTGTCAACATTGCCAGCATGTGTATGGTTCCTTTCCGCAACACACACTCAGTCAAGGATCTGGCTCGCGGACTGGGTGGTATGGGCATGTCTCCACCAGTGGATCCCTTTAAGGTAGCCTCCCATGGGCTCGACGTGATCCTTGACAAGGCCAGGTCGAGCGGCCAAGATACAATTGTCACGGTCCTCGCCCCGGTCAAGTATGAGTTGCACTACGGCCTTCCTGGAATGGGGTCTTCCGACGACAATGGGGACATGACTTTCACCCTTGATGGATACGGTATCGGTGGTCGTGTTGTTGGTGGCTTGCTCAAGAGCCTGGATGATCCGGTCTTTTGTAAGTGGGTGATTGCCGCCCTGGTGCTGAGTGTTGTCCTCAACAGCCACCTCTTCAGTGCAGCTAGACAGGGCGTTAAAAATACTCCAGAGCATTCCACTGAGGCAGAGAAGCCAGTCAATGTTGTGTCTCGCAATGTACCATGCGAGTGCCAACGAGCTGTTGTTCCAACTAGCCCGGCAGCCGGGGGAGAATTGGCGATCAAGCGTACTCcagaggaaatggaaatgatGCTTGCAGAGAAACGCGCCCATGAGTTAACCgatgaggaggttgtggAGCTTTCTCTGCGCGGAAAAATCCCCGGCTATGCCTTGGAGAAGACCCTGAAAGACTTTACCCGCGCTGTGAAGGTTCGCCGCGCTGTCATCTCCCGCACCAAGGCCACTGCAGATATCACCAATGCTCTGGAACACTCCAAGCTCCCGTATGAGAACTATAACTGGTCTCGGGTGTTCGGTGCATGCTGTGAGAATGTTGTAGGCTACATGCCAGTCCCCGTTGGCTTTGCCGGGCCCTTGGTCATTGATGGAAGGAGCTACTTCATTCCTATGGCGACTACTGAAGGTGTCCTTGTTGCGAGCGCGAGTAGAGGAAGCAAGGCCATCAATGCCGGCGGCGGTGCTGTAACCATGTTAACAGCGGATGGAATGACCAGGGGTCCCTGTGTTAGCTTTCCAACCCTGGATCGCGCGGGTGCTGCTAAGATTTGGCTTGACTCCGAGGAAGGTCAGACGACAATGCAAAAGGCCTTCAATTCGACTACTCGCTTCGGGCGGCTCCAATCCATGACCACTGCGATTGCAGGCACTAACCTTTACATCCGTTTCAAATCTACTACCGGCGATGCTATGGGAATGAACATGATCTCCAAGGGCGTTGAGTACGCCCTGGAAGTGATGAAGTCTGCCGGATTTGAAGATATGAAGATCATAACACTGAGTGGTAATTTCTGTGCCGACAAGAAGCCAGCAGCGATCAATTGGATTGAAGGACGTGGGAAGAGCGTTGTTGCAGAAGCCATTATTCCAGGAGATGTTGTGAAGAGCGTGCTGAAGTCCGATGTTGACTCCATGGTCGAGCTCTTTGTAGCTAAGAACATGATCGGTTCGGCCATGGCCGGGTCAATCGGAGGATTCAACGCACACGCTGCTAATATGGTAGCAGCGATCTTTATCGCGACGGGGCAGGATCCGGCACAGGTTACAGAGAGTGCCAACTGTATCACCATCATGAAGAA TCTTCACGGCTCGCTCCAGATCTCGGTCTCGATGCCTTCTATCGAAGTTGGGACACTAGGAGGTGGCACCATCCTGGAACCTCAAAGCGCCATGCTTGACAGTCTTGGAATTCGAGGATCGCATCCCACCGAACCGGGAGCGAATGCTCGGCAGCTCGCTCGCATTATTGCGGCAGCTACTTTAGCTGCGGAGTTGTCGCTCTGCGCCGCGCTGGCTGCTGGTCATCTGGTTAAGGCACACATGCAGCATAATCGTGCACCTCCATCCGGTGGAAAATGA
- a CDS encoding uncharacterized protein (COG:S;~EggNog:ENOG410PP62;~TransMembrane:5 (o6-27i53-71o160-178i190-208o228-253i)) has translation MGEITISFSTIKSVLIFFAPIIIPRAINYYRTLRVALSSRPPPRPLPQDASRALNVLFLTITLFFCLSLPFNPHAPSPSIFTLTNSRLTTSTDIIFSRLARLRPNESLTPSDTLLKSKLTSTLARKVYLRFGPETLTNCAFCSLDNLTTYAIYHLPFNVLLPHLFHMATIGLVTSSTFAGSDASKWRKEFSIMGIAFTLLDIYVVMSYDPMAYASAAVRAGVAVPSSSYYQIGLLRPLLFAIFDGVCALLIWLSATRRFFFTPPSQAEQVDQVVSASLGALSGSTSKLHAVTVARNAVVRDKMLRDRDEAYWRTVVAMNVDNPAMKAGTVVGGGENGEEEGAVPPTSIWEEEEVVRAMSRAMAGQGGVDLARLGMDAAEYVNGVTAGLEGN, from the exons ATGGGTGAAATAACGATCTCATTTTCAAC GATCAAATccgtcctcatcttcttcgcgcccatcatcatcccccgaGCCATCAACTACTACCGCACTCTCCGCGTCGCCCTCTCCAGCCGCCCACCACCGCGCCCTCTTCCCCAAGATGCCAGTCGAGCCTTgaatgtcctcttcctcaccatcaccctcttcttctgcctcagcCTGCCCTTCAACCCACACGCGCCCAGTCCCAgcatcttcaccctcaccaACTCCCGCCTCACCACATCAACagacatcatcttctcgcGCCTCGCGCGTCTCCGCCCCAATGAATCCCTCACTCCATCCGACACTCTCCTCAAGTCCAAACTCACCTCCACTCTCGCCCGCAAGGTATATCTCCGTTTCGGTCCGGAAACCCTAACCAACTGCGCCTTCTGCTCCCTCGATAACCTGACCACCTACGCTATCTAccacctccccttcaacgtcctcctccctcacctCTTCCACATGGCCACAATCGGCCTCGTAACCTCCTCGACATTCGCCGGTTCGGACGCAAGCAAATGGCGCAAGGAGTTCTCCATCATGGGCATTGCGTTCACTCTCCTAGACATCTACGTGGTCATGTCCTACGACCCGATGGCGTACGCGTCCGCGGCTGTGCGCGCAGGCGTAGCAGTCCCGTCTAGCTCATACTACCAAATTGGTCTCTTGCGTCCGCTGCTATTCGCTATCTTTGACGGGGTATGCGCCCTGCTAATCTGGCTCTCCGCTACACGGAGATTCTTCTTCACTCCGCCGTCTCAGGCAGAACAGGTCGATCAGGTTGTGTCTGCGTCGTTGGGGGCGCTTTCGGGATCTACGTCGAAGCTGCATGCTGTGACTGTGGCGAGGAATGCAGTCGTCCGGGATAAGATGCTTAGAGATCGGGATGAGGCGTATTGGCGTACGGTGGTCGCTATGAATGTGGATAACCCGGCCATGAAGGCGGGTACGGTGGttggtgggggagagaatggtgaagaggagggtgctGTGCCGCCTACGTCGatttgggaggaggaggaagttgtcCGCGCGATGTCTCGGGCAATGGCCGGGCAGGGGGGCGTTGATTTGGCGaggttggggatggatgcGGCGGAGTATGTTAATGGTGTTAcggctgggttggaggggaattaa
- a CDS encoding uncharacterized protein (COG:S;~EggNog:ENOG410PVX5;~InterPro:IPR021858): MGEEGNPEPGTTSNTSDIKFQNVNVAAAPGPAPARRHSNDQNNQQAEDRLAPSRNRSARPAQQSSSRNFEFVLVTDHESKRQVRRHAMRQYMHQRRLDSIARLGTARIPGGGWTPRSPSDSQVPETSSSLAEEIPDDPAIKSEKGSPSSEEDHPPPEKAKGPSRLLIPKLHKVKREEGVPHPSLAVQKPTVKALDPLVTPGEGSVRDPFSCYPIPVSHADHELIQHFVVTYPSMMYKFADSIANNPMMEIFRQFALHDGLPFQAMLAIASKHRAGVEGKTESVQSLTHKMRALRLMNERIQADSTGQYDGTIYAVATMAVIEKWSKDASIERMHFRGLASMIRSRGGMQGMRISSPFLEKVLYWVDFSCASKAIVSTSLPWTGAVSAIPPLDFLDPTIHLAVPHDSTTAEDSESLCETFRACEDFLRFFRRLRELERCALDAPYTLIPDAPPKRINYFTPGTQLYTILTMLPDYDHGIRDIRFIDEYTCMACLFFLAIALHDCYLNSNSLDPYMEWLSMEIRSMNPFTNPSITSVLWLFLNNGGYPPNHRGDAGARCWIVSRMVRVAKRLEWKRHGTIWDRLRQVLIDFIVTQQECALGCDQIDAETLAARQRKRLLHVQEDASPSSSSSSPDYFWNEAQMREDILNFSLSSITTTDVGDDTTNIPVFT, translated from the exons atgggggaggagggtaaCCCCGAGCCCGGAACTACCTCTAATACATCAGATATTAAGTTTCAAAATGTGAATGTGGCCGCTGCTCCAGGTCCTGCGCCTGCTCGTCGTCATTCCAATGATCAGAACAATCAACAAGCAGAAGACCGCTTGGCTCCTTCGAGAAACCGGTCTGCCAGACCTGCTCAGCAGTCCAGCTCCAGGAACTTCGAGTTTGTCCTAGTCACGGATCATGAGTCCAAGCGCCAGGTCCGCCGCCATGCCATGCGCCAGTACATGCATCAGCGGCGCTTGGACAGCATCGCGCGACTGGGGACAGCTCGTATACCTGGCGGTGGTTGGACCCCTCGCTCTCCATCTGACTCCCAGGTACCCGAgacctcctcgtcgctggCGGAGGAAATCCCAGATGATCCTGCTATCAAATCCGAAAAGGGTTCGCCGAGTAGCGAAGAggaccatccaccacctgaAAAGGCAAAGGGACCTTCGCGATTGCTCATCCCCAAATTACACAAGGTCAAACGTGAGGAGGGAGTACCTCATCCCTCACTGGCTGTTCAGAAGCCTACAGTTAAAGCCTTAGACCCCCTCGTTACTCCTGGAGAAGGTTCCGTTCGAGACCCGTTTAGCTGCTATCCAATTCCGGTTAGTCATGCAGATCATGAATTGATCCAACATT TTGTGGTCACGTACCCATCTATGATGTATAAGTTTGCCGACTCGATCGCGAACAACCCCATGATGGAAATATTCCGGCAGTTTGCTTTGCACGATGGCCTGCCGTTCCAGGCCATGCTCGCCATTGCATCGAAGCACCGTGCAGGTGTGGAAGGGAAAACTGAATCCGTCCAAAGCTTGACCCATAAGATGCGAGCGCTACGGTTGATGAACGAGCGCATTCAAGCAGACTCCACTGGGCAGTATGACGGAACTATCTACGCTGTTGCCACAATGGCTGTCATCGAG AAATGGTCCAAGGATGCATCCATAGAACGGATGCATTTTAGAGGATTGGCATCGATGATTAGGAGTCGTGGAGGAATGCAAGGCATGCGGATTTCTAGCCCCTTCCTGGAGAAGGTGCTGTATTG GGTGGATTTCAGTTGTGCCTCAAAGGCCATTGTCAGCACTTCTCTACCCTGGACCGGTGCTGTGTCGGCTATTCCTCCTCTCGACTTCCTGGACCCGACAATTCACCTTGCAGTACCCCATGACTCAACTACAGCAGAAGACTCGGAGAGCCTCTGCGAAACCTTTCGTGCGTGCGAAGACTTTTTACGATTCTTCCGTCGTCTTCGCGAACTAGAACGCTGCGCCCTAGATGCTCCTTATACTCTCATACCCGATGCCCCGCCTAAGCGCATCAACTATTTCACACCCGGCACGCAGCTCTACACGATTCTCACGATGCTCCCTGACTACGATCATGGAATTCGAGATATTCGCTTCATCGACGAATACACCTGCATGGCCTGTCTCTTTTTCCTGGCCATTGCTCTCCACGACTGCTACTTAAACTCAAACTCCCTCGACCCCTACATGGAATGGCTAAGCATGGAAATCAGAAGCATGAATCCATTCACCAACCCCAGCATCACATCTGTCCTCTGgctcttcctcaacaacgGCGGCTACCCGCCAAATCATCGCGGCGACGCTGGCGCCCGGTGCTGGATCGTTTCCCGCATGGTCCGAGTCGCCAAGCGCCTCGAATGGAAACGTCACGGCACAATTTGGGACCGTCTCCGCCAAGTCCTCATCGACTTCATCGTCACCCAACAAGAGTGCGCACTCGGATGCGACCAAATCGACGCCGAAACTCTGGCCGCCCGCCAACGTAAACGTCTCCTTCATGTCCAAGAAGAcgcctccccctcttcatcctcatcatcaccagacTACTTCTGGAACGAGGCCCAGATGCGTGAAGATATCCTCAACTTTAGTTTATCCTCCATTACGACCACAGATGTGGGTGACGATACTACAAATATACCTGTTTTTACCTAa